A single window of Granulicella mallensis MP5ACTX8 DNA harbors:
- a CDS encoding aldo/keto reductase, whose protein sequence is MNTRRDFLSVTVKGSAMAVATALLPRAASAASAPNMNDGSNSMEQAVSNGNKEHYKPPFRFGIGGVPLGNEFEVITDKDAYATIEAAWNAGIRYYDMAPWYGLGLAERRYGNFLHNKNRSEFILSSKVGKLLKASKTAKNREYFPFSPSPNDVVYDYTASGVRRSIEDSLQRLGIDSLDIAFVHDISSDNKYLPTSWQEQFEIARKGAFPELTRMREEGLIKGWGIGVNTPEPIMRLLEVADPDVCLLASQYSLIDHKNALDQVFPAAKAKGVSFVIGSSLNAGFISGSPRYNYGKESYQIPPAFLEKRKRLREVASNHGVELRTAALQFSAAPDVAAALVVGASSEQQILADYTSMQTKIPTPFWAELKAQNLIEQNAPVPA, encoded by the coding sequence ATGAATACGAGAAGAGACTTCTTGAGTGTCACCGTCAAAGGATCAGCCATGGCAGTGGCAACAGCACTTCTGCCCAGGGCAGCTTCCGCGGCAAGTGCACCAAATATGAATGATGGGAGTAACAGCATGGAGCAGGCTGTCAGCAACGGCAACAAAGAGCACTACAAGCCACCGTTCAGGTTCGGTATAGGAGGGGTTCCTCTCGGAAATGAGTTTGAAGTCATTACCGACAAAGATGCGTATGCCACCATTGAAGCCGCATGGAATGCCGGGATTCGCTACTATGACATGGCTCCGTGGTACGGACTAGGTCTGGCCGAGCGTCGATACGGCAACTTTCTTCACAACAAGAATCGAAGCGAATTCATCCTCTCCTCGAAGGTCGGCAAGCTTCTCAAGGCATCGAAGACCGCGAAGAATAGAGAGTATTTTCCTTTCTCCCCCTCCCCGAATGATGTGGTCTACGATTACACTGCGTCTGGCGTGCGACGTTCCATTGAAGACAGTCTGCAAAGGCTCGGAATTGACAGCCTGGACATAGCCTTCGTCCACGACATCTCCTCGGATAACAAATATCTTCCAACATCCTGGCAAGAGCAGTTCGAAATCGCCCGCAAGGGTGCATTTCCTGAACTTACTCGAATGCGGGAAGAGGGATTAATCAAAGGCTGGGGAATCGGCGTCAATACTCCAGAACCAATCATGCGACTGCTTGAAGTCGCAGATCCGGATGTATGCCTTCTGGCCTCTCAGTATTCTCTGATCGACCATAAAAATGCGTTGGATCAAGTGTTTCCAGCGGCCAAGGCGAAGGGGGTGTCTTTCGTGATCGGGTCATCACTCAATGCCGGGTTTATCTCGGGAAGTCCGCGTTACAACTATGGGAAAGAGTCATATCAGATTCCGCCTGCGTTTCTTGAAAAACGTAAGAGGCTTCGCGAGGTTGCAAGTAATCATGGAGTCGAGCTTCGGACTGCGGCGCTTCAATTCTCGGCTGCGCCGGACGTCGCTGCAGCCCTTGTTGTAGGCGCCAGCAGTGAGCAGCAGATCCTTGCGGATTACACCTCCATGCAAACTAAGATCCCGACCCCGTTCTGGGCAGAACTCAAAGCTCAGAATCTGATTGAGCAGAATGCGCCAGTGCCTGCCTGA
- a CDS encoding SphA family protein, whose protein sequence is MLKPLQYVLFLAFISSVSLVAQTHVAEPAVNLGDTSFLDGIAGPGVVIEEIGDGAHEGTVVDGYGRPIAGAGATNSISELTHIAWLAHKRILGGWYGTEVVAAAAHVNAGSAGQSGGWGALTVSPFILQWSERKIGKVPIDQRVVFDFDLPVGAYTRSSAVNIGANAFTVHPYYAVTAFPLKRIETSWRVHYLWNSTNDSPPIATGAQSTQAGKVVHFNATTAYNFGKHLWIGPNAYYLRQITDGRVNGVPLRNSPEQVGAIGPGMVWNSGKWFFYANGYHELGVKNRPEGNKLVLRIEKTF, encoded by the coding sequence ATGCTCAAGCCGCTCCAATACGTCCTTTTCCTGGCCTTCATCTCTTCGGTTTCGCTCGTCGCGCAGACGCACGTTGCGGAGCCGGCGGTGAACCTGGGCGATACCAGTTTTCTCGACGGTATCGCAGGCCCCGGCGTGGTCATTGAAGAGATTGGAGATGGTGCCCATGAAGGAACGGTTGTAGACGGCTACGGGAGGCCGATTGCAGGAGCCGGCGCTACTAATAGCATCAGCGAACTGACTCACATCGCGTGGCTAGCTCATAAGAGGATTCTGGGCGGTTGGTACGGCACGGAAGTAGTGGCGGCTGCCGCGCACGTCAACGCCGGCAGTGCGGGACAATCCGGTGGGTGGGGAGCGCTTACGGTGTCTCCATTCATCCTTCAATGGAGTGAGCGAAAGATCGGCAAGGTCCCTATCGACCAACGAGTCGTCTTCGATTTCGATCTACCCGTGGGTGCTTACACCCGATCTTCTGCTGTAAATATCGGCGCGAATGCATTCACTGTTCATCCGTATTATGCGGTTACCGCATTCCCCCTCAAGCGTATCGAGACCAGTTGGCGAGTCCACTATCTCTGGAACTCGACGAACGATAGCCCGCCAATCGCAACAGGTGCTCAATCGACACAGGCAGGAAAGGTGGTCCACTTCAACGCCACCACTGCGTACAACTTTGGCAAACACCTTTGGATCGGCCCAAACGCCTATTACCTCCGGCAGATTACGGATGGCCGTGTCAATGGCGTCCCGCTTCGGAACTCTCCGGAACAAGTAGGAGCGATCGGTCCAGGCATGGTCTGGAACTCGGGTAAATGGTTCTTCTATGCAAATGGTTATCACGAGCTTGGCGTAAAGAATCGTCCCGAAGGAAACAAGCTCGTACTGAGGATAGAAAAGACTTTCTGA
- a CDS encoding NIPSNAP family protein, whose amino-acid sequence MDRRNFLSSSLAASALSLAAAGDLLAQTATAADKSAPEYMELRRYHLANGPGVKLTNDFFADALIPALNRLGIGPVGAFSVYFGPDSPSYYLLMPSSKLETLVTADLELAKDDVFMKAAAQFWDAPAATPPYIRIESSLLRAFPGYPKVTPPASAATKGKRIYHLRQYQSPTNMDHVRKVEMFHSGEFGIFAKAGATGVFYADTLVGPNLPNLTYMLSFPDMTSLETDWEKFSADPDWKKLSADSRFNLDPPTVSNVTSLVLRPLACSQV is encoded by the coding sequence ATGGATCGTCGCAATTTTCTTTCTAGCTCTCTTGCTGCTTCAGCCCTCTCGCTCGCTGCTGCTGGTGATTTACTGGCTCAGACAGCCACTGCTGCGGACAAATCTGCGCCGGAGTACATGGAGTTGCGCCGATACCATTTAGCAAATGGACCGGGAGTAAAGCTCACCAATGATTTTTTTGCCGATGCTTTAATTCCTGCATTGAACCGGCTCGGCATTGGGCCAGTTGGTGCATTCTCTGTTTATTTCGGACCAGATAGCCCGTCCTATTACCTGCTGATGCCAAGTTCGAAGTTGGAAACCTTGGTTACAGCTGATCTCGAGTTGGCGAAGGACGATGTCTTTATGAAGGCGGCAGCGCAGTTCTGGGATGCTCCCGCCGCCACGCCGCCCTATATTCGGATAGAGAGTTCTCTTCTGCGGGCGTTCCCGGGATATCCCAAGGTCACTCCACCAGCCTCCGCCGCAACCAAAGGGAAACGCATCTATCACCTTCGCCAGTATCAGTCCCCGACAAACATGGATCACGTCCGGAAGGTGGAGATGTTTCATAGCGGCGAGTTTGGCATCTTCGCTAAGGCCGGCGCTACGGGAGTTTTCTACGCCGATACACTGGTTGGACCGAATCTGCCGAATCTTACCTATATGCTCAGCTTTCCTGATATGACTTCGCTTGAGACAGATTGGGAAAAGTTTTCCGCCGATCCCGATTGGAAGAAGCTCTCTGCCGATTCGAGGTTTAACTTAGACCCACCAACGGTATCCAATGTGACGAGCCTGGTGTTGCGCCCCCTGGCCTGTTCGCAAGTTTAG
- a CDS encoding TetR/AcrR family transcriptional regulator codes for MPNKRSRGEVRNSKLQKVAADLFLKHGYEGVTIDKIVELAGGSKSTVYTEFGGKCGLFISSIENLCREANEPLTKIDYAGLNLEASLKKLSIQILHLITAKRSVELHRLAIGEAVNCPEVGEAWYTHGPARTASFIRALLESRREELRKTTIPIDRMAVLLHDSLTGDTLYRLLAGVGSPKSDAELERLACTAVDAILGNLCSDPSRK; via the coding sequence ATGCCTAATAAGCGGTCGCGAGGAGAGGTTCGAAACAGCAAGCTCCAAAAAGTCGCAGCAGACCTGTTTCTAAAGCACGGCTATGAGGGTGTCACCATCGACAAGATTGTCGAGTTGGCTGGCGGGTCGAAAAGTACGGTTTACACCGAATTCGGTGGGAAGTGTGGACTGTTCATCAGCAGTATCGAAAACTTGTGCCGCGAGGCGAATGAACCGCTCACAAAGATTGACTATGCAGGATTGAACCTTGAAGCGAGTCTGAAAAAACTCTCTATTCAGATTCTGCACCTCATCACCGCGAAACGGTCCGTGGAGCTTCATCGTCTGGCTATCGGCGAGGCGGTGAACTGTCCTGAAGTAGGCGAGGCATGGTACACACATGGTCCAGCCAGAACGGCTTCGTTTATACGCGCTCTGTTGGAAAGTCGTCGCGAAGAGCTACGAAAAACAACGATTCCAATTGACCGGATGGCGGTGCTCCTTCACGACTCATTGACGGGAGACACCCTCTACCGTCTGTTGGCAGGAGTCGGTAGTCCTAAAAGCGATGCCGAGCTCGAGCGGTTGGCCTGCACTGCAGTCGACGCCATTCTCGGGAACCTTTGCAGCGATCCATCAAGAAAATAG
- a CDS encoding LysR family transcriptional regulator: MEIRHLQHFIALAEEGKFTAAAQRMNIVQSGLSMSIKELEQELGSQLVTRTTRKVSLTAAGELFLEHARGCLALLNDGVQSVRSQDGVVRGRLHLGILQSLTPYVQLATLLQRFHSSYPEVEFAVRALSTEAVPALVRSGYVDLSFQAILGKERWPGVQVIPYAQDSLVAICSSKHPLTRKSSVQLEVLSHESFVDLTPERALRKLVDQIFTQHHLPRSSVYQVSDIETQLYFVAHGLGVAIVPSALARSSTASHDLHTLRILSQAPKLAKWRIAILTRPRRNDIPGKTTVELFLETLAELSRKTKITGET, translated from the coding sequence ATGGAGATACGACACCTGCAGCACTTCATCGCTTTGGCGGAAGAGGGTAAGTTTACGGCTGCCGCGCAACGCATGAACATCGTTCAATCAGGACTGTCCATGTCCATCAAAGAGCTCGAACAGGAACTTGGAAGTCAACTCGTCACGCGCACGACTCGCAAAGTCTCGTTGACTGCGGCTGGGGAACTATTCCTTGAACATGCGCGTGGTTGTCTCGCTTTGCTGAATGATGGCGTTCAGTCCGTTCGGTCTCAGGATGGTGTCGTCAGAGGCCGCCTGCATCTCGGCATCCTGCAAAGCCTGACGCCGTACGTGCAACTCGCCACCTTGCTGCAACGATTTCATTCGTCGTACCCAGAGGTCGAATTCGCAGTTCGAGCTCTTTCTACAGAGGCTGTGCCTGCTTTGGTGCGCTCAGGATATGTAGATCTGAGCTTCCAGGCAATCCTCGGCAAAGAGCGATGGCCCGGAGTTCAGGTCATCCCCTATGCACAAGACTCGCTCGTTGCGATCTGCTCCAGCAAGCATCCGTTAACCAGAAAGAGTAGTGTGCAACTCGAAGTGCTCAGCCATGAGAGCTTCGTGGATCTCACACCCGAGAGGGCTCTGCGGAAGCTGGTTGATCAGATTTTCACCCAGCACCACTTACCGCGATCGAGCGTATATCAGGTGAGCGATATTGAGACGCAACTCTATTTCGTGGCTCACGGTCTTGGCGTCGCAATCGTGCCGTCCGCTCTGGCTCGTTCCTCCACCGCATCCCATGATCTTCATACGCTGCGGATATTGAGTCAGGCTCCAAAGCTCGCTAAATGGCGAATCGCGATTTTGACACGGCCAAGGCGGAACGACATTCCTGGAAAGACAACGGTTGAACTCTTTCTGGAAACACTTGCTGAACTTTCAAGGAAGACGAAGATCACTGGCGAAACATAG
- a CDS encoding TIM barrel protein — MNRREFGKMSAGAALASAWPMTAQGPGAANKVRFSFMLWALEKQAPFDQCLEWVAEAGYQGVELVGEFQSWSSTERETIMARMRRLGMVFDAMSGVKAGLAEPEQTEAFRTQFTEQMRAAKELECPKIILLSGKRVEGLRAGMQRQTSIDNLKWAAERAAKEQIDIVIEPIDLLENPTIYLASVTDGFEMVRAIDSPNVKVLYDFYHEQRSFGNLIEKLEKNIEWVGLVHVADVPGRHEPGTGEIDYESIYRKLAELNYSHWIAMEYYPTEEPVASLKKSRIEAQRALKQ, encoded by the coding sequence ATGAATCGTAGAGAGTTTGGAAAGATGAGTGCGGGAGCAGCTCTGGCGTCAGCGTGGCCTATGACTGCGCAAGGCCCTGGCGCGGCAAACAAAGTGCGATTCTCCTTCATGCTGTGGGCACTTGAGAAGCAGGCGCCCTTCGACCAATGCCTGGAATGGGTGGCCGAAGCAGGTTATCAAGGAGTGGAACTTGTGGGTGAGTTCCAGAGTTGGTCGTCCACCGAGAGAGAAACCATCATGGCGAGGATGCGCCGCCTGGGAATGGTCTTTGACGCGATGAGCGGCGTGAAGGCAGGATTAGCGGAGCCAGAGCAGACAGAGGCGTTTCGGACGCAGTTCACCGAACAGATGAGGGCAGCGAAGGAACTGGAGTGTCCGAAGATCATTCTGCTCTCGGGCAAACGGGTAGAGGGTCTGCGCGCCGGTATGCAGCGGCAGACATCCATCGATAATCTTAAGTGGGCAGCCGAGAGAGCGGCAAAAGAGCAGATCGACATTGTGATTGAACCGATCGATCTGCTGGAAAATCCGACCATCTATCTGGCATCTGTGACGGATGGCTTCGAGATGGTGCGGGCAATCGATAGTCCGAATGTGAAGGTTTTATACGACTTCTATCATGAGCAGCGGAGCTTCGGGAACCTGATCGAAAAACTTGAAAAGAATATCGAATGGGTAGGCCTGGTGCATGTGGCAGATGTGCCGGGACGGCATGAGCCGGGCACGGGCGAGATCGACTACGAGTCGATCTATCGCAAACTGGCGGAGCTCAACTACAGCCATTGGATTGCGATGGAGTACTACCCGACCGAAGAGCCGGTAGCCTCCCTGAAGAAATCACGGATAGAGGCGCAGCGGGCTCTGAAGCAGTAG
- a CDS encoding glycoside hydrolase family 2 TIM barrel-domain containing protein has translation MSPITRRDFLSDAAMAGAASALRLDVSSGTNPEALPERRANFDRGWRFLLGDAAGAQAPGFHDVAWRSLDLPHDWSIEGSFDENAPAKGNGAYLPTGIGWYRKDFTVPSSVHGRRIALQFDGVYQRSEVWINGISLGMRPYGFIGFSYDLTPHLAPPDKPNYLAVRVDNSPQTNCRWYSGSGIYRHTWLRITDPIHIVENGIYVRTPSITRESATIEVATRLRNRSVRDADLELTTEILSPTGETVQQTTTPHTLGKDAETTLAQTLTVASPALWSTTTPHLYRARCTVRSRGAQIDQDSANFGIRQIAFDVDRGFLLNGEHVKMNGVCIHGDGGAVGTAVPERLWERRLELLQQMGCNAIRLSHNPPAPELLDMLDRMGFLVMAEAFDEWRHAKGQTSTYGYHRYFDEWSERDLTAMMERDRNHPSIVIWSAGNEVPDQTAPDGPATLQRLIEIIHSKDSTRPITVGCDQIAAEPKVAPPDFLDKLDVVGYNYVDRWRDRREKYYSIDRQAYPQRRFIGTESSALRGARGVYFTEQPIDDILERPTNNLIQVEQQQKFVQTYDYVSGDFLWVGIDYLGEAKWPNKLAVSGALDTCGFLKDSFYFYQSLWTKQPVLHLQPHWNWPGKEGKVIPVTCFTNCETVELFLNGESLGVKGYSFPRPGMVGRYGNYQPGADVLQTTSDLHLTWDVPYTPGTLTAKGIKDGKAIEAVEVHTTGAPAKLALMNDRQRLRITPDDVAHITVAVQDAQGRIVPTADDAITFSLTGPGRILGVDNGQPDSHEPYKASSRRAFNGLALVLVQSNGRPGQIMLSASSPSLASAQISIETN, from the coding sequence ATGTCCCCTATCACCCGCCGAGATTTTCTCAGTGATGCAGCGATGGCCGGAGCCGCTTCCGCCCTTCGGCTCGACGTCTCTTCCGGCACGAATCCTGAAGCGCTGCCCGAACGCCGCGCCAATTTCGACCGCGGATGGCGTTTTCTGCTCGGCGACGCCGCAGGCGCACAGGCACCCGGATTTCACGACGTGGCCTGGCGCAGTCTCGATCTTCCCCATGACTGGAGCATCGAGGGCAGCTTCGACGAGAACGCTCCCGCCAAGGGAAATGGAGCCTACCTGCCTACCGGCATCGGCTGGTACCGCAAGGACTTTACCGTGCCTTCCTCGGTGCACGGCAGGCGCATTGCTCTTCAGTTTGACGGGGTCTATCAGCGCAGCGAAGTGTGGATCAACGGTATCTCACTGGGCATGCGTCCCTATGGCTTCATCGGCTTCTCTTACGACCTCACGCCCCATCTTGCGCCACCGGACAAGCCCAACTATCTCGCAGTGCGGGTCGACAACTCTCCCCAGACCAACTGCCGCTGGTACTCTGGGTCCGGTATCTACCGTCACACGTGGCTTCGGATTACCGATCCAATCCATATCGTCGAGAACGGTATCTATGTCCGCACGCCGTCCATCACGCGGGAGAGCGCCACGATCGAGGTCGCGACTCGTCTGCGCAACCGTAGCGTCCGTGATGCCGACCTCGAACTGACGACCGAGATTCTTTCGCCGACCGGCGAGACTGTCCAGCAGACCACAACGCCGCACACCCTCGGCAAGGATGCCGAGACAACGCTGGCCCAGACGCTTACCGTGGCCTCTCCCGCGCTGTGGTCCACAACGACGCCGCACCTCTATCGCGCCCGCTGCACCGTGCGCTCTCGCGGCGCGCAAATCGATCAGGACTCTGCCAACTTCGGCATCCGGCAGATTGCTTTCGACGTCGATCGCGGCTTCCTGCTCAATGGCGAGCACGTCAAGATGAACGGCGTTTGCATTCACGGTGACGGCGGCGCGGTCGGCACAGCAGTACCCGAGCGTCTATGGGAGCGCCGCCTTGAGCTGCTTCAGCAGATGGGATGCAACGCCATCCGGCTCAGTCATAACCCACCCGCACCGGAGTTGCTCGACATGCTCGACCGCATGGGATTTCTGGTGATGGCCGAGGCGTTCGACGAGTGGCGGCACGCGAAAGGGCAGACGTCGACCTATGGATACCATCGATACTTCGATGAGTGGTCGGAGCGCGACCTCACCGCCATGATGGAGCGCGACCGTAACCATCCCTCCATCGTGATTTGGAGCGCAGGCAATGAGGTTCCCGACCAGACTGCTCCTGACGGCCCTGCTACCCTCCAGCGTCTCATTGAGATCATCCACAGCAAGGATTCCACGCGGCCCATCACCGTCGGTTGTGACCAGATTGCCGCCGAGCCTAAGGTCGCGCCTCCGGACTTTTTGGATAAGCTCGATGTCGTCGGATACAACTATGTGGACCGCTGGCGCGACCGTCGCGAGAAGTATTACAGCATCGACAGGCAGGCTTATCCGCAGCGCCGTTTTATCGGCACCGAGAGTTCTGCACTGCGCGGCGCACGCGGCGTCTACTTTACCGAGCAGCCGATCGACGACATCCTGGAACGGCCAACGAATAATCTCATCCAGGTCGAGCAACAGCAAAAGTTCGTGCAGACCTATGACTACGTGAGCGGCGACTTTCTTTGGGTGGGTATCGACTATCTCGGTGAGGCGAAGTGGCCAAACAAACTCGCCGTGAGCGGCGCACTCGATACTTGTGGCTTTCTAAAAGACAGCTTCTATTTCTATCAAAGCCTCTGGACGAAGCAACCGGTTTTGCACCTACAGCCCCACTGGAACTGGCCTGGCAAAGAGGGTAAGGTGATACCCGTCACGTGTTTCACAAACTGCGAAACCGTCGAGCTCTTTCTGAACGGCGAAAGCCTCGGCGTAAAAGGCTATAGCTTCCCTCGACCCGGCATGGTCGGACGTTATGGCAATTACCAGCCAGGCGCCGATGTTCTTCAGACTACCTCCGACCTGCACCTCACATGGGATGTGCCCTATACGCCCGGAACCCTCACAGCGAAGGGCATTAAGGATGGCAAGGCTATCGAAGCTGTCGAGGTTCACACTACCGGAGCCCCTGCGAAGCTGGCGCTTATGAATGATCGGCAACGTCTCCGCATTACGCCGGATGATGTGGCTCATATCACCGTCGCCGTGCAGGATGCACAGGGCCGCATCGTTCCTACTGCCGATGATGCCATCACCTTCTCGCTTACGGGCCCTGGTCGCATTCTCGGCGTCGACAATGGCCAGCCCGACAGTCATGAGCCTTATAAAGCGAGCAGTCGACGCGCCTTCAATGGCCTGGCTCTCGTTCTCGTCCAATCGAACGGACGTCCTGGACAGATTATGCTTTCTGCATCTTCGCCGTCGCTTGCTTCCGCACAGATCAGCATTGAGACGAATTAG
- a CDS encoding cupin domain-containing protein, with product MGHQPNDSLTRPIADPLAVPGGVALRTGSGPESNSTISVVHPAELSTETQQTSGSLRMSAIVAMQGIVSSIWAGLFVVEPSGKTGIHHHGEQDTVVYVLEGEAYVRWGNFGEHSVTVRAGDFLHVPSWLPHQELNPSKNNAFRWVVVRSTPEPIVVNLPDDFWLPTDPNPIERKC from the coding sequence ATGGGGCACCAACCTAATGATTCGCTCACTCGCCCGATAGCTGACCCGCTTGCTGTGCCGGGAGGAGTTGCTCTTCGGACGGGATCTGGCCCGGAATCGAATTCAACGATCAGCGTCGTGCATCCCGCTGAACTGAGCACCGAAACCCAGCAGACGTCAGGATCGCTGAGGATGTCCGCCATTGTGGCCATGCAAGGCATTGTCTCCTCGATATGGGCAGGCCTATTTGTGGTCGAGCCTTCCGGGAAGACCGGCATCCACCACCACGGCGAACAGGACACCGTCGTTTACGTGCTTGAAGGAGAGGCCTATGTGCGCTGGGGCAACTTTGGAGAACACTCGGTCACTGTTAGGGCGGGCGATTTTCTGCATGTGCCGAGTTGGTTGCCACATCAGGAGCTTAACCCATCGAAAAACAATGCATTTCGATGGGTGGTTGTGCGAAGTACGCCAGAGCCAATTGTTGTCAATTTGCCTGACGATTTCTGGTTGCCAACCGATCCAAATCCTATAGAGAGGAAATGCTGA
- a CDS encoding NADPH-dependent FMN reductase, translating into MDRTGETVRVVGISGSLRRASFSTSLLKILAVKAAPAIDIQVVTLEDIPLYNEDLDRSPEVPSVASFRKIIAASDGVLIATPEYNHGMPGVVKNALDWASRPVFESCFKDKPVSIISSSKAFTGGVRAQYQLRETLISMHAHLVMGPEVVVGGVHAKLAEDVYQDEQGLTFMLRSLDRLREEILGRRLVCA; encoded by the coding sequence ATGGACCGCACGGGAGAAACAGTTCGAGTCGTTGGCATTTCAGGGAGCCTCCGCAGAGCGTCTTTCAGCACGTCGCTGCTGAAGATACTGGCTGTAAAAGCCGCGCCTGCCATCGACATTCAGGTGGTGACTTTGGAAGACATTCCACTTTATAACGAGGATCTGGATCGGAGTCCTGAGGTACCTTCGGTTGCCTCGTTCAGGAAGATCATTGCGGCAAGCGACGGGGTCCTCATCGCAACACCTGAATATAACCACGGCATGCCAGGTGTTGTGAAGAATGCACTCGACTGGGCCTCCCGGCCGGTCTTCGAGTCATGTTTCAAGGACAAGCCCGTCTCGATCATCAGTTCGTCCAAGGCGTTTACGGGCGGCGTCCGGGCTCAGTACCAGCTGCGGGAGACGCTGATCTCCATGCATGCGCACCTCGTGATGGGGCCAGAGGTCGTCGTCGGTGGCGTTCACGCGAAGCTCGCTGAGGATGTGTATCAGGACGAGCAGGGGCTGACTTTTATGCTGCGCTCGCTCGACAGACTTCGTGAAGAGATTCTGGGTCGCCGCCTGGTTTGTGCATAG
- a CDS encoding DUF1427 family protein, producing the protein MKILIAFIVAFVIGAASRWTGVPSLAPQAIIGALLIVAMSAGYVSVDHLLKRTSAPSIAASVSTGATTELAAHGREVISHEFASIPEPEADTAFWRQRSEALQLIIADLLLTNQQLRSSETFLPPRTTTHFTDFIS; encoded by the coding sequence ATGAAAATCCTGATCGCGTTCATTGTCGCATTCGTTATCGGTGCAGCTTCGAGATGGACCGGAGTGCCCTCGCTGGCCCCACAGGCGATCATCGGCGCCCTCCTCATCGTAGCGATGAGTGCGGGTTATGTTTCAGTTGATCACCTTCTGAAGCGCACCTCTGCCCCCTCCATAGCGGCCTCCGTATCGACGGGCGCCACGACTGAATTGGCAGCCCACGGCAGGGAAGTCATCTCCCACGAGTTCGCATCCATTCCAGAGCCTGAAGCGGATACCGCATTCTGGCGGCAAAGATCCGAAGCTCTGCAACTGATCATTGCTGATCTGCTACTCACGAATCAGCAGCTACGCTCCTCAGAAACGTTCCTGCCTCCCAGGACGACGACTCACTTCACGGACTTCATCTCTTGA
- a CDS encoding sugar phosphate isomerase/epimerase family protein has product MKLISRRRFVQVGAAVMCTRLTWAQPAQLLPAGFPIGLQLYSVGDDLQKDVPGTLRQIRALGYERVETAGFAGLTAKAFRTQLDQAQLVCPSTHLPVGSSELGPLFEDAHVVGARYVVSSALFSKSGDQTFDDYRTMADRLNDLGRKAKAAGLQYAYHNHNFEFRKLDGDRIGYDVLLKHTDPELVAFELDCGWIVAAGFSPIEYFSQYSGRYRMLHIKDFVATKGPSTSLAKEERPQGAELGRGHIHYKPILLAAANAGIHDYYVEQEPPFLDMPALAAIKVDYQYLRTL; this is encoded by the coding sequence ATGAAGCTGATCTCACGGCGTCGATTTGTGCAGGTTGGAGCTGCAGTGATGTGCACGCGTTTGACTTGGGCACAACCAGCGCAGTTACTGCCGGCAGGGTTCCCGATTGGGTTGCAGCTTTACAGTGTAGGCGACGATCTACAGAAGGACGTTCCCGGAACACTGCGGCAAATCAGGGCGCTCGGGTATGAGCGGGTAGAAACAGCAGGATTTGCTGGGCTGACGGCCAAGGCGTTTCGTACCCAGCTCGATCAGGCACAGCTGGTGTGTCCGAGCACTCACCTGCCGGTGGGCAGCTCCGAACTCGGTCCACTCTTCGAGGATGCACACGTCGTCGGTGCACGATATGTAGTGAGCTCGGCGCTGTTTTCTAAGAGCGGAGATCAGACATTCGATGACTACCGCACAATGGCGGACCGGCTCAATGATCTGGGACGCAAGGCAAAGGCCGCGGGGCTTCAGTATGCGTACCACAACCACAACTTTGAGTTCCGCAAGTTAGACGGCGACAGGATTGGGTACGACGTGTTGCTGAAGCATACGGACCCGGAGCTGGTAGCTTTTGAGCTGGATTGCGGCTGGATCGTGGCCGCCGGGTTCAGCCCAATCGAGTATTTCAGCCAATATTCTGGACGCTATCGGATGCTGCACATAAAGGATTTCGTTGCGACCAAGGGGCCGAGCACATCGCTCGCAAAGGAGGAGCGGCCTCAGGGTGCGGAACTGGGACGTGGACATATCCACTACAAGCCGATCCTTCTTGCGGCCGCCAACGCAGGCATCCACGACTACTATGTGGAACAGGAGCCGCCGTTCCTCGATATGCCCGCTCTTGCGGCTATAAAAGTTGATTATCAGTATCTGCGTACCCTATAG